One stretch of Prunus persica cultivar Lovell chromosome G1, Prunus_persica_NCBIv2, whole genome shotgun sequence DNA includes these proteins:
- the LOC18793795 gene encoding proteasome subunit beta type-4: MESNQAKPGLLCNPEASQRTLYPYVTGTSVVALKYKDGILMAADMGGSYGSTLRYKSVERMKPIGKHSLLGASGEISDFQELLRYLDELILYDNMWDDGNSLGPKEVHNYLTRVMYNRRNKFNPLWNSLVLGGVKKGQKYLGMVSMIGVNFEDNHVATGFGNHLARPMLRDEWHENLTFEEGVKLLEKCMRVLLYRDRSAVNKLQISKITEEGVTISQPYSLKTFWGFSAFENPTLGAEGSW, translated from the exons ATGGAGTCGAACCAAGCCAAACCCGGCCTACTGTGCAACCCTGAAGCTTCTCAGAGAACCTT GTACCCATATGTAACCGGTACATCTGTGGTGGCTCTGAAGTACAAAGATGGAATTTTGATGGCTGCTGATATGGGAG GTTCTTATGGGTCTACCCTGCGATACAAGAGTGTGGAACGAATGAAGCCTATTGGAAAGCATTCTCTTCTTGGTGCAAGTGGAGAAATAAGTGACTTTCAAGAGCTATTACGTTATCTTGATGAGCTCAT CCTATATGACAACATGTGGGATGATGGGAACTCTTTGGGACCTAAAGAGGTCCACAACTATTTGACCCGTGTGATGTACAATAGGCGTAACAAGTTCAATCCACTGTGGAACTCTCTTGTCCTTGGTGGAGTGAAAAAAGGACAGAAGTACCTTGGCATG GTTAGCATGATAGGTGTAAATTTTGAGGACAATCATGTAGCTACAGGATTTGGAAATCACCTTGCACGGCCTATGCTTCGTGATGAATGGCATGAGAACTTGACTTTTGAAGAGGGTGTAAAGCTACTGGAGAAATGCATGCGTGTCCTTCTCTATCGTGATCGGTCTGCTGTCAACAAGCTTCAG ATTTCCAAAATCACTGAAGAAGGTGTAACCATCTCTCAGCCCTACTCTTTGAAGACTTTCTGGGGTTTCTCTGCTTTCGAAAATCCAACATTGGGTGCTGAAGGATCATGGTAG
- the LOC18789785 gene encoding serine carboxypeptidase-like 45: MASQPWMCIGFLTSMLVLMGAVEALPMANKIVSLPGQPRVSFQQFAGYVDVDDHPQRSLFYYFVEAESRPASKPLVVWFNGGPGCSSVGEGAFVEHGPFKPSGGATLIKNPYSWNTEANMLYLESPAGVGFSFAADKSFYENVNDNITARDSLTFLQRWFDKFPEYNHRDLFLVGESYAGHYVPQLAQLIIQSGVNFNLKGIAIGNPLLEFSTDVNAEDLFYWSHGLISDAAYGLLTSVCNSSQLLRETIAGSPSDACSDVITQVSQELSNYVDKYYVTGDICLSPPFPTKLEILNPLRSNFRTSAFHRSRAEAGNYNQQLTDKIDACVEEETVTYLNRKDVQKALHAKLVGVSNWSLCSQVLQYDMRDMEIPTIPIVGSLVKSGIRVMVYSGDQDSVVPFFGSRSLINGLATQLGLKSTVPYRAWFEGKQVGGWTQVYDDILSFAIIRGASHTAPSTQPKRSLALFKSFLGGKPLPAHA; the protein is encoded by the exons ATGGCATCTCAGCCATGGATGTGCATAGGCTTTTTAACTTCCATGCTTGTTCTCATGGGTGCAGTGGAGGCCCTTCCCATGGCTAATAAAATTGTGAGTTTGCCTGGGCAGCCACGTGTCAGCTTCCAACAATTTGCAGGCTACGTTGATGTAGACGACCACCCCCAGAGATCTCTGTTTTACTATTTTGTTGAAGCAGAGTCTCGCCCTGCTTCGAAACCGCTTGTTGTCTGGTTCAATGGAG GGCCTGGTTGTTCGTCGGTTGGAGAGGGCGCTTTCGTTGAACACGGTCCTTTTAAACCAAGTGGAGGGGCTACTCTAATAAAGAATCCATACAGTTGGAACACAG AAGCAAACATGTTGTACCTAGAGTCACCAGCCGGTGTTGGTTTCTCATTTGCTGCTGATAAGTCATTTTACGAAAATGTGAATGACAACATAACAG CACGGGACAGTTTAACATTTCTTCAGCGCTGGTTTGACAAATTTCCAGAATACAACCACAGAGATTTGTTTCTTGTAGGAGAAAGCTATGCCG GTCACTATGTGCCACAACTTGCACAGCTAATAATTCAGTCTGGTGTGAATTTCAACCTCAAGGGGATAGCT ATAGGGAACCCTCTGCTGGAATTCAGTACTGATGTCAATGCGGAGGATTTGTTTTACTGGTCTCATGGGCTGATTTCTGATGCTGCTTATGGACTTCTCACTTCAGTCTGCAACAGTTCTCAGTTATTGAGAGAGACCATAGCAGGCTCTCCCTCTGATGCTTGTTCTGATGTAATCACTCAAGTTTCCCAAGAACTTAGCAACTATGTCGACAAATACTACGTTACCGGCGACATTTGTTTGTCGCCCCCCTTTCcaacaaaattggaaattctGAACCCGTTAAGGTCAAACTTTCGAACTTCAGCATTTCATCGTTCACGTGCAGAAGCCGGCAATTATAATCAG CAACTTACGGACAAGATAGATGCCTGTGTAGAGGAAGAAACAGTGACTTATTTAAACAGAAAAGATGTACAAAAGGCCCTTCATGCTAAGCTTGTAGGAGTCTCTAATTGGAGTTTGTGCAGCCA GGTTCTGCAATATGATATGCGAGATATGGAAATTCCTACCATTCCTATTGTCGGCTCACTTGTCAAATCTGGCATTCGTGTAATGGTTTATAG TGGAGATCAAGATTCAGTGGTTCCATTTTTCGGAAGTCGAAGTTTGATTAATGGATTGGCAACGCAGCTGGGTCTCAAGTCAACTGTGCCTTACAGAGCTTGGTTTGAGGGAAAGCAG gTTGGTGGGTGGACACAAGTTTATGATGATATCCTATCATTCGCCATCATAAGAGGAGCTTCACACACAGCTCCATCTACACAACCAAAGAGATCACTTGCGCTGTTTAAGTCATTTCTAGGAGGCAAACCACTGCCAGCCCATGCATGA
- the LOC18793890 gene encoding TMV resistance protein N produces MDARKAHKASSSSSPSTSSSKRLKYDVFLSFRGEDTRKGFTGHLHAALSDAGISTFLDDNELERAEFIKTQLEQAIDKSIISIIVFSKSYADSSWCLDELVKIMECRERLGQHVIPLFYSVDASDVRNQKGSFAQAFEKHEGKHEKEKVQRWKKALSQAADLCGEDLKNADNGHEAKFINKILGVVNKLLDIKSQLDIKHPVGITSRVKALSNHLHIENSGSKDDVRMIGIWGMGGIGKTTLAKAIYNEFERSFEGRSFLENVREVIANQPMGLVRLQKQLLNDILKSEGPKKVDSVLKGIEMIRRRLPCKRALVIIDDADDLHQLEAIAGARDWFGPGSRILITTRNQHLLQQVGVDGTYIAEKMDEEEALEFFSWHAFKRRYPDQEYLDLSKRVIRYCQGLPLALRVVGSFLFNRSTAEWESHLEKLQTSPDGDIQKILRISFDGLPDDTTRKIFLDISCFFIGDDKDYVTKILDGCGFYATIGISVLIERCLVTLSKYNKLEMHDLLRDMGREIVYENADGRPEKFSRLWKHEDVTNVLNDESGTKKIEGVALRGSYRTRFSAQAFTNMKKLRLLRLSGVELTGEYKDFPKTLIWLCWCPFPLESIPDDFPVQPKLVALDLRWSKLKIVWKDCKLHQNLKILNLSHSYKLTKSPDFSKLPNLEELILGCCESLSEVHSSIGDLGRLSLVNLKDCIMLKDLPLNFYKSKSIETLLLTGCSRFEKLAEGLGDMVSLTTLEADQTSIRQIPSSISKLKKLKVLSLSCDENGLPLTNLWPPSLQSLSSLRELSLVGWAGAVPKDLGSLISLESLNLAGNDFCSLPSFSRLSKLHDLSLNKCKNLRAIPDLPTNLKVLQADGCIALEKMPDFSEMSNIRELFLSDSGKLTEIPGLCKSLNSMTRIHMEKCTKLTADFRKSILQGWTSCGYGGIFLSGNDIPDWFDCVHDDDIVYFTVPRSVGRNFKGLTLSFVYSSSLFCRHISISIKNMTKGAELEARIIPYCPIEGYYLWQGQLSNDELKLQDGDKVLIEIIMDKWVKVKKRGVSLVWDKFMNENMIDYHLCAYERRPYLVGMNDAHIWSMMMTYSCRI; encoded by the exons ATGGATGCCAGGAAAGCCCATAAAGCATCCTCTTCATCCTCACCATCCACCTCCTCATCAAAACGTTTGAAGTACGACGTGTTCTTGAGCTTCAGAGGTGAAGACACACGCAAGGGCTTCACAGGCCACCTCCACGCCGCATTATCTGATGCCGGAATCAGCACCTTTCTTGACGACAACGAGCTAGAAAGAGCGGAATTTATAAAAACCCAACTGGAGCAGGCAATCGACAAGTCCATTATCTCCATAATTGTCTTCTCTAAGAGTTATGCCGATTCCAGTTGGTGTCTTGACGAGCTGGTGAAGATCATGGAGTGTAGAGAAAGATTGGGGCAACATGTTATTCCATTGTTCTACAGTGTTGATGCTTCAGATGTCCGGAACCAAAAAGGTAGTTTTGCACAGGCATTTGAGAAACATGAAGgtaaacatgagaaagaaaaggtaCAGCGATGGAAAAAGGCTCTCAGTCAAGCAGCAGATTTGTGTGGGGAAGATCTTAAGAATGCTGACAATGG GCATGAAGCAAAGTTTATCAACAAAATTCTTGGGGTGGTTAATAAGCTGTTGGACATCAAATCCCAATTAGACATCAAACACCCTGTTGGAATTACTTCTCGGGTGAAGGCTTTGAGTAATCACTTACATATTGAAAATTCAGGTTCTAAGGATGATGTTCGCATGATCGGTATTTGGGGGATGGGCGGCATTGGGAAAACAACGCTTGCCAAAGCCATTTATAACGAATTTGAACGTAGCTTTGAAGGTAGGAGTTTCCTTGAAAACGTGAGGGAAGTAATTGCAAACCAACCAATGGGTCTGGTTCGTTTGCAAAAACAACTTCTAAATGATATCTTGAAAAGCGAGGGCCCCAAAAAGGTTGACTCTGTTCTTAAAGGGATCGAGATGATAAGAAGAAGACTTCCCTGTAAAAGAGCACTTGTCATAATTGACGATGCAGATGATCTACACCAACTAGAAGCAATAGCTGGAGCTCGTGATTGGTTTGGCCCTGGAAGTAGAATTCTTATAACAACAAGAAATCAACATTTGCTACAGCAAGTTGGAGTGGATGGCACATATATCGCTGAAAAAATGGATGAGGAAGAAGCTCTAGAGTTCTTTAGTTGGCATGCCTTCAAAAGACGTTATCCTGATCAAGAATACCTTGACCTCTCAAAACGTGTAATTCGTTACTGTCAAGGCTTGCCACTAGCACTTCGAGTTGTTGGGTCTTTTCTGTTTAATAGATCCACAGCGGAGTGGGAAAGCCATTTGGAGAAATTGCAAACAAGTCCTGATGGAGATATTCAAAAAATACTCAGAATAAGCTTTGACGGGCTACCTGATGATACAACGAGAAAGATATTCCTTGATATATCTTGTTTCTTTATTGGAGATGACAAGGACTATGTAACAAAAATATTAGATGGATGTGGCTTTTATGCAACGATAGGAATCAGTGTCCTCATCGAACGGTGCCTTGTAACTCTTAGTAAGTATAACAAGCTGGAGATGCATGATTTGCTTCGAGACATGGGAAGAGAGATCGTTTATGAAAATGCCGATGGCCGCCCAGAAAAATTTAGTAGATTGTGGAAACATGAAGACGTAACAAATGTACTGAACGATGAATCT GgaactaaaaaaattgaaggagTTGCTCTACGTGGCTCTTACAGGACTAGATTCAGTGCACAAGCATTTACCAATATGAAAAAACTGAGGTTACTCCGCCTCAGCGGAGTAGAGCTCACTGGAGAGTACAAAGATTTTCCCAAAACGTTAATATGGTTGTGCTGGTGTCCATTCCCTTTAGAGTCCATACCAGATGACTTTCCTGTGCAACCAAAACTAGTTGCTTTAGACCTGCGGTGGAGCAAACTCAAAATAGTTTGGAAGGATTGCAAG TTGCATCAGAATTTGAAAATCCTTAATCTCAGCCATTCCTATAAGCTAACAAAATCACCAGACTTTTCAAAACTCCCAAATCTCGAGGAATTGATATTGGGATGCTGTGAGAGTTTGTCTGAGGTTCACTCATCCATCGGGGATCTTGGAAGACTTTCTTTGGTAAATCTTAAAGACTGCATAATGCTAAAGGATCTCCCactgaatttctataaatccAAGTCTATTGAAACTCTTCTACTTACTGGTTGTTCAAGATTTGAAAAGTTGGCTGAGGGCTTAGGGGACATGGTATCATTGACAACTCTGGAAGCGGATCAGACATCCATAAGACAAATACCATCGTCCatatcaaaattgaagaaactgAAAGTTTTATCTTTATCATGTGATGAAAATGGGTTGCCATTAACAAATCTTTGGCCTCCTTCATTGCAAAGTTTAAGCTCTTTAAGAGAATTATCTCTTGTAGGCTGGGCTGGTGCAGTCCCCAAGGATCTCGGTAGCCTAATTTCCTTAGAAAGTTTAAATCTTGCAGGAAATGATTTTTGCAGCCTACCAAGCTTCAGTCGTCTTTCAAAGCTTCATGATTTGTCTTTAAATAAGTGCAAAAATCTTCGTGCAATCCCAGATTTACCAACAAATTTGAAAGTCTTACAAGCAGATGGCTGCATTGCATTGGAAAAAATGCCAGATTTTTCAGAAATGTCAAATATAAGAGAATTGTTTCTAAGTGATTCAGGCAAACTCACTGAGATTCCAGGCCTGTGTAAGTCATTAAACTCCATGACAAGGATTCATATGGAGAAGTGCACTAAACTCACTGCCGATTTTAGGAAGAGCATCCTACAG GGATGGACTTCTTGCGGATATGGTGGCATTTTTCTCAGTGGAAATGATATTCCTGATTGGTTCGACTGTGTCCATGACGACGATATTGTGTATTTCACTGTGCCTCGAAGTGTTGGTCGTAATTTTAAAGGGTTAACTTTGTCCTTCGTTTACTCTTCAAGCCTTTTCTGTCGTCATATTAGCATTAGCATTAAAAACATGACCAAGGGTGCTGAGCTTGAAGCCAGGATCATACCCTATTGTCCAATTGAGGGTTATTATCTTTGGCAGGGACAGTTATCAAATGACGAGCTCAAATTGCAAGACGGTGATAAAGTCTTGATTGAAATAATAATGGACAAATGGGTGAAGGTGAAGAAAAGAGGTGTTAGTCTGGTATGGGACAAATTTATGAACGAAAATATGATTGATTACCATCTTTGTGCGTATGAACGACGCCCATATCTTGTGGGTATGAACGACGCCCATATCTGGTCAATGATGATGACATATTCATGTcgaatatga
- the LOC18792607 gene encoding uncharacterized protein LOC18792607 codes for MVSLTILEADKTDIRQIPSSIVKLKKLRILSLSGCQRLTKDAIPSLAGLSKLKVLCVNACKNLRAIPDLPTNLYVLKANVCPKLETIPDFSKMSNMRELYLSDSFKLTEVPGLDKSLNSMTRIHMEGCVNLTADFRNNILQRWTSCGFGGIHLNGIYDIPEWFKIVNDVDNIVFFEVPQRIMGRDLKGLTICFIYSYFVFGPKLEDSEGPIGIIVRNLTKQTTLHAKIAFARYGRPEPHSFLSNEPEDDYLWQGQLSNDVLCLQAGDQVSILVRPLIDFVIVKKTGVHLEWDKVMKENMDNLDPHLYDLETNRDFSGGVDDKLDPHLYDLETNRDFLAVKPYLDFLGGIDDEARPSHCASVPGDQVSAIDEESAMEDDPLGHGDLCTRLSLSIMENLDFSGGADDGAGRSHGAFVRTNQSGVVDKQLEWDKVMKENMDNSDPHLYDLETNRDFLSLSIM; via the exons ATGGTATCATTGACAATTTTGGAAGCAGATAAGACAGACATCAGACAAATTCCATCTTCCATAgtaaaattgaagaagttgAGAATTTTATCTCTATCTG GCTGCCAGAGGTTAACTAAGGATGCAATCCCAAGTCTCGCTGGTCTTTCAAAGCTCAAAGTCTTGTGTGTAAATGCATGCAAAAACCTTCGTGCAATCCCAGATTTACCAACCAATTTGTATGTTCTGAAAGCAAATGTCTGCCCAAAATTGGAAACAATTccagatttttcaaaaatgtcGAACATGAGAGAACTGTATCTAAGTGATTCGTTCAAACTCACTGAGGTTCCAGGCTTGGATAAGTCATTAAACTCCATGACAAGGATTCATATGGAAGGCTGCGTCAATCTGACTGCGGATTTTAGGAACAACATCCtacag AGATGGACTTCTTGCGGATTTGGTGGAATTCATTTGAATGGAATTTATGATATTCCTGAGTGGTTCAAAATCGTCAATGATGTGGACAATATCGTCTTCTTTGAAGTTCCTCAAAGAATCATGGGTCGTGATTTAAAAGGGTTGACTATATGCTTCATTtactcttattttgtttttggcccAAAACTTGAAGATTCTGAAGGTCCTATTGGCATAATCGTTAGAAATCTTACCAAACAAACTACTTTGCACGCCAAGATAGCGTTTGCCAGATACGGAAGACCAGAACCCCATTCGTTTTTGTCAAACGAACCTGAAGACGATTATCTTTGGCAGGGACAATTGTCAAACGATGTGCTCTGTTTGCAAGCCGGGGACCAAGTCTCCATTCTTGTAAGGCCTCTAATTGATTTTGTGATAGTGAAGAAGACAGGGGTTCATCTAGAATGGGACAAAGTCATGAAGGAAAATATGGATAATCTGGATCCTCATTTGTATGATTTGGAAACAAATCGGGATTTTTCAGGGGGAGTTGATGACAAGTTGGATCCTCATTTGTATGATTTGGAAACAAATCGGGATTTTTTGGCAGTGAAACCATATCTGGATTTTTTGGGGGGAATTGATGATGAGGCAAGACCAAGCCATTGCGCATCTGTTCCCGGTGATCAAGTGAGTGCTATAGATGAAGAATCAGCAATGGAAGACGATCCTCTCGGCCATGGCGATCTATGTACTCGTTTGTCATTGTCTATCATGGAAAATCTGGATTTTTCTGGAGGAGCTGATGATGGGGCAGGACGGAGCCATGGCGCATTTGTCCGCACTAATCAATCGGGTGTTGTAGATAAACAATTAGAATGGGACAAAGTCATGAAGGAAAATATGGATAATTCGGATCCTCATTTGTATGATTTGGAAACAAATCGGGATTTTTTGTCATTGTCTATCATGTAA
- the LOC18790388 gene encoding uncharacterized protein LOC18790388, which yields MFLLHRQRVAALQLQIRRYAQSATAALLPPDPELEPDFPRPDPKYAETIFAVPRPASGKSISAKERKAGRVPSIVFEQEDGQHGGNKRLISIRTNQIRKLVGHLGRSFFLSRLFDLEVRSDFDSENDDVVERVRVLPRMIHLHSATDAPLNVTFIRAPSHALLKVDIPLVFRGDDVSPGLKKGAYLNTIKRTVKFLCPADVIPPYIDVDLSELDVGQKILMGDLKVHPALKLLQSKDEPVCKIMGARVSEQKKSK from the exons ATGTTCCTCCTTCACCGGCAGCGCGTCGCCGCCCTCCAGCTCCAAATCCGACGCTACGCCCAATCCGCCACAGCCGCTCTGCTCCCCCCGGACCCGGAACTCGAACCGGACTTCCCGAGACCCGACCCGAAATACGCCGAGACAATCTTCGCCGTTCCACGCCCCGCCTCCGGTAAGAGCATCTCCGCCAAAGAGCGCAAGGCCGGCCGCGTCCCCAGCATTGTCTTCGAGCAAGAGGACGGCCAGCACGGCGGCAACAAGCGCCTCATCTCTATACGGACCAACCAAATCCGAAAACTTGTCGGTCATCTCGGCCGCTCCTTCTTCCTCTCCAGACTCTTCGACCTCGAGGTTCGCTCCGATTTCGACTCTGAAAACGACGACGTCGTTGAGAGGGTCCGCGTTTTGCCTCGCATG aTTCATTTGCACTCGGCCACGGACGCACCGCTTAATGTGACCTTCATAAGGGCTCCTTCTCATGCTTTGTTGAAAGTCGATATTCCTCTTGTATTTCGAGGAGATGATGTCTCTCCTGGATTGAAGAAAG GTGCTTATTTAAATACAATCAAGAGGACTGTAAAGTTCCTTTGCCCTGCAGATGTGATTCCTCCATATATTGATGTGGATCTGAGTGAGTTGGATGTCGGCCAAAAGATATTAATGGGAGATCTCAAGGTTCATCCGGCTCTAAAGCTTCTTCAGTCAAAAGATGAGCCTGTTTGTAAGATCATGGGAGCCAGAGTTTCTGAACAAAAGAAATCTAAATAA